The following proteins come from a genomic window of Terribacillus aidingensis:
- a CDS encoding PadR family transcriptional regulator, producing the protein MEPRHGYAIMQYVEVETDGAFKIGPATLYTIIKKLLDAGLIEAEPESEPRRKTYVTTAAGISKLEEEVERRRRMLGLATIVLQMKGRKGQ; encoded by the coding sequence GTGGAGCCCAGACATGGGTATGCCATTATGCAGTACGTAGAAGTAGAAACAGATGGGGCGTTTAAGATAGGGCCTGCAACGTTGTATACCATCATTAAGAAATTGCTGGATGCTGGCTTGATTGAAGCTGAACCTGAAAGCGAGCCGAGGCGCAAAACCTATGTTACGACTGCTGCTGGTATTTCCAAGTTGGAAGAGGAAGTTGAAAGACGGAGAAGGATGCTCGGCCTGGCGACAATTGTATTGCAGATGAAGGGGAGGAAGGGACAATGA
- a CDS encoding RluA family pseudouridine synthase, with amino-acid sequence MKNKRPRSRGFQPAKPKVYNVTEEAELLPFLLKVVGKSRNSVKSILARGQVSIDGRVSTQFNDKLRPGQEVTIRTDTVTEAAPLQGITIMYEDDTLIVIEKASGLLSIASNNEKENTAYRQLSDYVKAQHSDNKIFVVHRLDRDTSGVMVFARSEKIKKIMQESWQTTKERAYVALVEGDVSKSEGTITSWLKETSTHKMYSSKYENDGLKAVTHYQVLQGNKDFTLMEISLETGRKNQIRVHMQDIGHPIAGDKKYGAEDRSIKRLCLHARKLNFKHPVNGMPLRFVSDIPKLFTSKSR; translated from the coding sequence ATGAAAAATAAACGTCCGCGCTCTCGTGGGTTCCAGCCAGCGAAGCCTAAAGTATATAACGTAACAGAAGAAGCAGAACTATTACCTTTCCTGTTAAAGGTTGTAGGCAAAAGCCGTAATTCAGTGAAATCTATCTTGGCCCGCGGTCAGGTTTCCATTGATGGTCGTGTTTCCACGCAATTCAATGACAAATTGCGACCGGGTCAGGAAGTGACGATCCGTACAGATACAGTAACAGAAGCAGCACCGCTGCAGGGCATTACAATTATGTATGAAGATGATACCCTCATTGTTATCGAGAAAGCCTCTGGACTTTTGTCAATCGCTTCCAATAATGAAAAAGAAAATACCGCTTACCGTCAGCTATCTGATTATGTCAAAGCGCAGCACAGTGATAATAAGATATTTGTCGTTCACCGTCTTGACCGCGATACATCCGGTGTAATGGTATTCGCTAGATCAGAGAAAATTAAAAAGATAATGCAGGAATCGTGGCAAACAACGAAGGAGCGAGCTTATGTTGCACTCGTTGAAGGCGACGTCTCTAAGTCAGAAGGAACCATTACCTCCTGGCTGAAGGAAACAAGTACACATAAAATGTATTCCAGTAAGTACGAGAACGACGGATTGAAGGCAGTGACGCATTATCAGGTACTTCAAGGGAATAAGGATTTTACGTTGATGGAAATCAGCCTGGAGACAGGGCGGAAAAACCAGATTCGTGTCCATATGCAAGATATCGGACATCCGATTGCAGGGGACAAAAAGTATGGTGCGGAGGATCGGTCGATCAAACGCCTTTGCCTGCATGCACGCAAGCTGAACTTTAAACACCCTGTCAATGGCATGCCGTTGAGGTTTGTATCGGATATTCCGAAGCTATTTACATCTAAATCCAGATAA
- a CDS encoding DUF2812 domain-containing protein, whose product MRQRKYISSGGLAFSEKEDMQKLAKQAAKGWHLQDFAFMGYRLVRGEPKQVQYMIDYRTLDEAEEQEYLDMFKHAGWTLVCSSYGMYIFEAPRDAAPIYTDVETKQDKLKRASSFIPKMALVTTILTFISFWIYLVTDSLAAAIICYLLFIIAVLSIWMTASFYYRSFKLMRKGED is encoded by the coding sequence ATGAGACAACGAAAGTATATATCTTCAGGCGGACTGGCTTTTTCGGAAAAAGAGGATATGCAGAAGCTTGCCAAACAGGCAGCCAAAGGCTGGCATCTCCAGGATTTTGCCTTCATGGGCTACCGACTTGTCCGCGGGGAACCGAAACAGGTACAATACATGATCGATTACCGCACATTGGATGAAGCAGAGGAACAGGAGTATCTGGATATGTTCAAGCATGCAGGCTGGACACTTGTGTGCAGTTCTTATGGAATGTATATCTTTGAAGCTCCAAGAGATGCTGCACCAATTTACACGGATGTGGAAACGAAGCAGGATAAACTGAAGCGTGCTTCTTCATTTATCCCTAAGATGGCTTTGGTGACCACTATTCTGACTTTTATTAGCTTTTGGATTTATCTTGTTACGGACAGCTTGGCTGCAGCAATCATTTGCTACCTGTTATTCATAATTGCTGTGTTAAGTATTTGGATGACAGCATCCTTTTACTATCGTTCGTTTAAGCTGATGAGAAAGGGCGAAGACTGA
- a CDS encoding family 78 glycoside hydrolase catalytic domain — translation MQTRFYRRIVWVTSLLLVLTSFLPFVSSPVDAKKQKAEVINLLTDFSSTPLGLDNPNPTFSWQMQADHQGAKQKAYQLVVKDPEGKTVWNTKKQHSDESVAIQYEGKELKPATRYEWEVSVWNENGKKATAASWFETGLLDTDISAWDGAEWIGTEAEDMVLQAHYFNVYKVHYSLQLDKNTNTEKASFILGANDPRLMDKNKNMYNLENDVNESYVEFELDVSDVKKDSGNAKLLIYRAGYEPGDDPASPITVLDISRDLIDSKNKHKAHDISIWGNSGVFHIFIDGENRITPANGFNVNPVGSGGNYIAFPMLSEIGFSVDKKQQASFRNLKVTNYRKPSNTLFEENTEAKNYKGIFAKAKGVTVTSGAYNVAGGNKGVFAVADPSGHSTPLLRTEFKTDKKKIEDARLYATARGIYEIYLNGERVGEDYFNPGLTQYNKTQMYQTYDVTDQLKSGKVNAFGAMLGEGWWSGASTFTTENWNYFGDRNSLLAKLVITYEDGTTKTITTNPDWEYTTDGPLVYGSFFQGEVYDANKEMKNWSKAGFKPKNWKQAVEVPLDETTTAGNLNYSDMQITGQVGENARIVDTLTAKSMEEVRPGVYVYDMGQNMVGVPQINLKKQKADEKITLRYAEMLYPDSEDSGENTGMLMLENLRAALVQDTYVTKKGNQTIQPRFTFHGYRYIEITGVDKPPALKDVKGLVISSIHDIDSSYETSNSTVNKLWENITWSMRGNFLSIPTDTPARNERMGWNGDISVFSETATYMDNVNQFLRRHNLANRDLQRADGRYSDVTPIGPGFGGILWGSAGLTVPWQSYQQYGDETVLQEHYDSMKQYVDYLDTKVNATTGLINEGPLGDWLSPENSKTENVFLWAAYHVYDLEIMAKTAEILGNDDDAAHYWERYEERKHFFNQKFIDPETKKTLKSNGAISDSQASYAVPLALNVLDETNADAAADHLAATVQRKNTDDLGKERPEYSLMTGFIGTAAISQALSDYSHDDIAYRLLQQKSYPSWLYSVENGATTIWERLNSYTEEDGFGGNNSMNSFNHYSFGAVGAWMYKESLGIKRDPDHPGFKHFLLEPTPDPDQVMTWAKGHVDSMYGRIESSWKADNQAFSYDAVIPSNTTATITIPAKDTKSVRVNGKPIHKATGVTFKEHKNGKISFDAESGSYTFESILP, via the coding sequence ATGCAGACCCGGTTTTATCGTCGTATTGTGTGGGTTACCTCACTGCTCCTAGTCCTAACCTCGTTTCTACCCTTTGTTTCCAGCCCAGTAGATGCCAAAAAACAGAAAGCCGAAGTTATTAATCTTTTAACTGATTTCAGTTCAACACCGCTTGGTTTGGACAATCCAAACCCTACCTTCAGCTGGCAAATGCAAGCCGACCACCAAGGAGCCAAACAAAAAGCTTATCAACTTGTTGTAAAGGATCCAGAAGGGAAAACTGTCTGGAATACTAAGAAACAGCATTCTGATGAGTCTGTCGCTATTCAATATGAAGGAAAAGAACTGAAACCAGCTACTCGTTATGAATGGGAAGTGTCCGTTTGGAACGAAAATGGTAAAAAGGCAACAGCCGCCAGCTGGTTCGAAACAGGACTATTGGATACAGATATTTCTGCTTGGGACGGTGCCGAGTGGATTGGTACCGAAGCAGAAGATATGGTGCTCCAAGCGCATTATTTTAATGTGTATAAAGTACATTACAGCTTACAGCTGGATAAGAATACAAATACAGAAAAAGCCAGCTTCATACTCGGCGCTAATGATCCAAGACTGATGGATAAGAATAAGAACATGTACAATCTCGAGAATGATGTGAATGAAAGCTATGTGGAATTCGAGCTGGATGTCTCGGATGTAAAGAAAGATTCTGGGAATGCCAAGCTGCTAATCTATCGGGCGGGCTATGAACCGGGAGACGATCCTGCTAGTCCAATCACAGTACTGGATATTTCCAGAGACTTGATCGATAGCAAAAATAAGCATAAGGCCCATGACATATCAATCTGGGGAAATTCAGGTGTCTTCCATATATTCATAGATGGGGAAAATCGAATCACACCTGCGAATGGGTTCAATGTGAACCCTGTCGGATCAGGCGGTAATTATATCGCTTTCCCAATGCTGTCCGAAATCGGATTTTCAGTGGATAAGAAGCAGCAGGCAAGCTTCCGCAATCTGAAAGTGACGAACTACCGCAAGCCATCCAACACCCTTTTTGAAGAAAATACAGAGGCGAAAAACTATAAAGGCATTTTTGCCAAAGCGAAAGGCGTAACTGTTACATCTGGTGCTTACAACGTTGCTGGGGGCAACAAAGGCGTCTTTGCTGTTGCTGATCCGAGTGGTCATTCCACGCCGCTGTTGAGAACCGAGTTCAAAACAGATAAAAAGAAAATCGAAGATGCCAGACTGTATGCAACAGCCCGTGGAATATATGAAATCTATCTCAACGGAGAACGTGTTGGAGAAGATTACTTCAACCCGGGTTTGACACAATACAACAAAACACAGATGTACCAAACCTATGATGTGACAGATCAGCTTAAGTCCGGTAAGGTCAATGCTTTCGGAGCCATGCTGGGAGAAGGATGGTGGAGTGGTGCCAGCACATTCACGACCGAAAACTGGAACTATTTCGGCGATCGCAATTCCCTTTTAGCAAAGCTCGTTATCACCTATGAAGATGGCACGACAAAAACCATCACAACGAACCCTGACTGGGAGTACACGACAGATGGACCGCTCGTTTACGGCAGCTTCTTCCAAGGGGAAGTGTACGATGCAAATAAAGAAATGAAGAATTGGAGCAAAGCTGGCTTTAAGCCAAAGAATTGGAAACAGGCTGTAGAAGTCCCGTTAGATGAAACAACAACCGCCGGGAATCTGAATTATAGTGATATGCAGATTACGGGACAGGTCGGAGAAAACGCCCGGATTGTCGATACATTGACAGCAAAAAGCATGGAAGAAGTGCGACCAGGCGTATATGTATATGATATGGGCCAAAATATGGTCGGTGTACCGCAAATCAATCTGAAGAAACAGAAAGCTGATGAGAAGATTACCTTGCGCTATGCCGAAATGCTTTACCCGGACAGCGAAGACTCTGGTGAGAATACCGGTATGCTCATGCTGGAAAATCTGCGCGCGGCTTTGGTTCAAGATACGTATGTAACGAAAAAGGGTAACCAGACGATCCAGCCTCGTTTCACTTTCCATGGTTATCGCTATATCGAGATTACTGGTGTAGATAAGCCACCTGCTCTCAAGGATGTGAAAGGATTGGTGATCAGCTCCATTCATGATATTGATTCGAGCTATGAGACATCCAATTCAACTGTTAATAAGCTTTGGGAAAACATAACTTGGAGCATGCGAGGAAACTTCCTCTCTATCCCGACAGACACACCAGCGCGGAATGAACGCATGGGCTGGAATGGCGATATATCCGTTTTCTCGGAAACAGCCACCTATATGGATAACGTGAACCAATTCCTCCGCAGGCACAATCTGGCTAACCGTGATCTGCAGCGCGCTGACGGGCGTTATTCCGACGTAACACCAATCGGCCCTGGCTTTGGCGGTATCCTGTGGGGAAGCGCCGGTCTAACTGTCCCGTGGCAGTCTTACCAGCAATATGGAGATGAAACTGTTCTGCAGGAACATTACGACAGCATGAAACAATATGTCGATTATCTGGATACAAAAGTGAATGCAACGACAGGATTGATAAACGAAGGTCCATTAGGTGACTGGCTCAGCCCTGAAAACAGTAAGACAGAAAATGTTTTCCTCTGGGCGGCGTATCATGTGTATGATTTGGAGATCATGGCGAAGACAGCTGAGATTCTTGGTAATGATGACGATGCTGCACATTATTGGGAACGCTACGAAGAACGGAAGCATTTCTTCAATCAAAAGTTCATTGATCCGGAAACGAAAAAGACATTGAAATCTAACGGTGCCATTTCAGATAGTCAAGCTTCCTATGCTGTACCTTTGGCTCTCAACGTATTGGATGAGACCAATGCAGACGCTGCTGCTGATCATCTAGCAGCCACAGTCCAGAGAAAGAATACGGATGACTTAGGTAAGGAGCGTCCAGAGTACTCTCTCATGACAGGTTTCATTGGAACAGCAGCAATCAGCCAAGCACTTTCTGATTATAGCCACGATGATATCGCTTATCGTTTGCTGCAGCAGAAATCCTATCCATCCTGGCTGTATTCAGTGGAAAACGGTGCAACGACAATTTGGGAACGACTTAACTCTTATACAGAAGAAGACGGTTTTGGCGGCAATAACAGCATGAATTCCTTCAATCACTATTCATTCGGTGCCGTTGGAGCGTGGATGTACAAAGAATCATTAGGAATCAAACGAGATCCTGATCACCCAGGCTTCAAGCACTTCCTGCTCGAGCCTACACCAGATCCGGATCAGGTGATGACATGGGCAAAGGGACATGTTGATTCCATGTATGGCCGTATCGAAAGCAGCTGGAAAGCAGACAATCAAGCCTTCAGCTACGATGCTGTCATTCCGTCGAATACGACAGCAACAATCACAATCCCGGCAAAAGATACGAAGTCAGTTCGAGTTAATGGAAAACCGATCCATAAGGCAACTGGTGTCACCTTCAAGGAGCATAAGAATGGAAAGATTTCCTTCGATGCAGAGTCAGGCAGCTATACATTCGAATCCATTCTGCCGTAA
- a CDS encoding LysR family transcriptional regulator, with the protein MNIDGLESFLAVVSNKSISKASKALHITQPTLSTRIRKLEQELDFVLLKRSWDGIELTEEGYFFLPYAVELLEELQGASFALTSDNKISYQLLSSITAGKDELRIGINIWLAPVFNHIIIPYMQEHFPHIPFKFITRPTNVLKKLLEYGSIQFSIHYENRARTPFLCEPLLQDELVFVCHKDDVPILDGKLSNSNKLDKKLIVFEHAALTNNLDKISFLLGLVQAKDYQMVDDVQNMLAFVESGHGFTALPRSILYHISEQRMPNIVILPIDDLNHTASVAVEYRENCRFQEPISGLTKELRQYVQVMYKEKELSE; encoded by the coding sequence ATGAATATTGATGGATTGGAGTCGTTTCTTGCAGTTGTCTCCAATAAAAGTATATCCAAAGCATCAAAAGCCTTACATATTACACAGCCTACATTGAGTACGCGAATACGGAAACTGGAGCAAGAACTCGATTTCGTGTTATTGAAACGCAGCTGGGACGGAATTGAACTGACAGAAGAAGGATATTTTTTCCTTCCCTATGCAGTTGAGCTTCTTGAGGAACTGCAGGGTGCATCATTTGCGCTCACCAGTGATAACAAGATCAGCTATCAGCTGCTGAGCAGTATTACAGCTGGCAAAGATGAATTGCGGATTGGAATCAACATCTGGCTTGCACCGGTATTCAACCACATTATCATCCCCTACATGCAGGAACACTTCCCGCACATTCCATTTAAATTCATTACAAGACCGACGAATGTCTTGAAGAAGCTTTTGGAATATGGCAGCATCCAGTTTTCCATCCATTACGAAAACAGAGCTAGGACTCCGTTCCTTTGTGAGCCATTGCTCCAAGACGAATTAGTCTTCGTTTGTCATAAGGATGATGTACCAATTTTAGACGGGAAGCTCTCAAATTCAAACAAGCTCGATAAGAAATTGATCGTCTTCGAGCACGCAGCATTGACTAATAATCTGGATAAAATCAGTTTTCTTTTAGGATTAGTGCAGGCAAAAGACTATCAGATGGTCGATGATGTTCAGAACATGCTTGCTTTTGTAGAAAGCGGGCATGGATTTACGGCACTGCCGCGATCCATCTTGTATCATATAAGCGAGCAGCGAATGCCCAATATTGTCATTCTGCCAATAGACGATCTGAATCATACGGCTTCAGTAGCAGTTGAATATCGGGAAAATTGCCGATTCCAGGAGCCGATCAGCGGATTGACAAAGGAATTGAGACAATACGTCCAAGTCATGTACAAGGAAAAAGAGCTAAGCGAGTGA
- a CDS encoding amidohydrolase has product MERNEIVLEANDLHKQHLLNWRRHLHANPELSFQEERTSQFVYDTLASFGNLELSRPTKTSVMAKLKGAKPGKVIGFRADMDALPIQEETNLPFASKVDGVMHACGHDAHTSILLTAAEILSAKQEEMSGEIRFFFQHAEELFPGGAKEMVEAGVTEGLDMVFGLHVASQLPRGKVGVIYGPATSNSDQFHLTVKGKGGHSSQPDKTVDPIVISAQIITNLQSVVSRMTSPKEELVVSLTTLQAGDAVNVIPNEVHIGASLRSLKQDVRKNAITAIERMVKGITEANGAAYDLEVTYGYDSVINEEEATAIAERALKRKLGEGAVLHGSAIMGGEDFAAFANAVPGCFVFVGAKEEANPTPAPHHHPQFRIEEEAMQDGVQYFLGIAEDLVF; this is encoded by the coding sequence GTGGAACGAAACGAAATAGTATTAGAAGCTAATGACTTGCACAAACAACATCTATTGAATTGGAGAAGGCACTTACATGCGAACCCCGAGCTTTCTTTTCAGGAGGAGCGTACTTCACAATTCGTTTACGATACATTAGCAAGTTTTGGGAATCTAGAGCTGAGCAGACCAACAAAGACAAGTGTCATGGCAAAGCTGAAGGGAGCGAAACCGGGTAAAGTAATTGGTTTCCGAGCAGACATGGATGCCTTGCCAATACAGGAAGAAACGAATCTTCCTTTCGCTTCAAAGGTCGATGGTGTGATGCACGCATGCGGTCATGATGCGCACACTAGCATCTTGCTCACAGCAGCAGAAATTTTAAGTGCCAAGCAGGAAGAGATGAGTGGGGAAATCCGCTTCTTCTTCCAGCACGCAGAAGAGCTGTTTCCTGGCGGTGCTAAAGAAATGGTAGAAGCAGGTGTTACCGAAGGATTGGATATGGTGTTTGGACTGCACGTTGCTTCTCAATTGCCGCGCGGTAAGGTTGGTGTCATTTATGGACCAGCAACATCCAATTCCGATCAGTTCCATTTGACTGTAAAGGGAAAAGGCGGGCATTCTTCACAGCCCGATAAAACGGTGGATCCAATTGTTATCAGTGCCCAGATTATCACGAATTTGCAATCAGTAGTATCACGGATGACTAGCCCAAAAGAAGAACTGGTCGTTTCACTCACCACTCTGCAAGCTGGAGATGCAGTAAATGTTATTCCGAATGAAGTGCATATAGGAGCATCATTGCGTTCGCTTAAGCAAGATGTGCGGAAGAATGCGATAACTGCCATTGAGCGTATGGTGAAGGGTATAACGGAAGCAAATGGTGCCGCATATGACTTGGAAGTTACGTATGGATATGATTCTGTCATCAACGAAGAGGAAGCAACCGCAATAGCAGAGCGAGCACTCAAGCGAAAACTTGGGGAAGGTGCAGTACTTCATGGCAGTGCGATCATGGGAGGAGAGGACTTTGCTGCTTTTGCAAATGCCGTTCCTGGCTGCTTTGTATTTGTCGGTGCTAAGGAGGAAGCTAATCCAACCCCTGCACCTCACCACCATCCACAATTTCGAATAGAGGAAGAAGCAATGCAGGATGGTGTGCAATATTTCCTTGGTATTGCAGAGGATCTTGTTTTTTAA
- a CDS encoding diguanylate cyclase, translated as MIIVHFFVFLFLAWGTMVTLLDQLHYGHVMAFVVNYMCVSTLFLANGKHYLLLALPNVIFLYVGLPIYQQSDNILSGHYTNLTVFIFFCWMASQLLYKGFAANFYNKLLLTEMNEELEAQIAQNEVMNEQLKKQAMLDELTGVPNRRGFQDYINTALADERERQLSLFLLDVDAFKSYNDHYGHLRGDEVLRLVAQSVYQTIDIPTAGWARYGGEEFVLAVFDQPSETLDELAEAIRQAVQELRIDHAFSPVADKVTVSIGIYSAAISYGIQLSYFIGQADEALYEAKRSGRDTFIKREELSGSLA; from the coding sequence ATGATTATCGTACATTTCTTTGTATTTTTATTCCTGGCATGGGGGACGATGGTTACCCTGCTGGATCAGCTGCATTACGGTCATGTTATGGCATTTGTAGTCAATTATATGTGTGTATCGACGTTGTTTTTGGCAAACGGTAAGCATTATCTCTTGCTTGCTCTTCCGAACGTTATTTTCCTGTATGTTGGCTTACCTATTTACCAGCAGTCGGACAATATACTGTCTGGTCATTATACGAATCTTACAGTATTCATCTTTTTTTGCTGGATGGCGTCACAGCTGCTGTATAAGGGGTTCGCTGCAAACTTTTACAATAAGCTTTTGCTGACTGAGATGAATGAGGAATTGGAAGCACAGATCGCCCAAAACGAAGTGATGAACGAGCAGCTGAAGAAACAAGCGATGCTGGATGAACTGACTGGTGTACCGAATAGACGGGGCTTCCAGGATTATATCAATACTGCGCTGGCGGATGAGCGAGAGCGGCAGCTTTCTCTATTCCTGCTTGATGTGGATGCCTTTAAAAGCTATAACGATCATTATGGGCATCTCCGGGGAGATGAGGTATTGCGTCTTGTGGCGCAAAGCGTCTATCAGACAATAGATATTCCGACAGCAGGCTGGGCCAGATATGGCGGAGAGGAATTTGTACTTGCTGTTTTCGATCAGCCGTCAGAGACATTGGACGAGCTGGCTGAAGCAATTCGGCAGGCGGTCCAGGAGCTTCGTATTGACCATGCCTTTTCGCCTGTAGCAGATAAGGTGACCGTAAGTATCGGTATATATAGTGCTGCTATTTCATACGGTATTCAGCTATCCTATTTCATCGGTCAAGCGGATGAAGCTCTTTACGAGGCAAAACGTTCCGGCAGAGATACTTTTATTAAAAGAGAAGAGCTAAGCGGATCACTCGCTTAG